From Nodosilinea sp. PGN35:
TGGTCTCGGGTTAAGTTGCTGGGGTAGTCTTTACTCATCGTCTCACTCCGGTGTTGCTGACATCCATCTGCAACCTATACGGAGTGAGCTTTTTTACTCAAGCCCTAACTTTTCAAACACCCTCTAATGCTTCTGATGAGTATCAGGGATTAGGGCAAGTATTAAAAGAGTTGGGCCAATTAGAAGAATCGATTGCATACTTTGAAAAAGCTCTTGAGATAAGAAGGAATTTTGAGGAATGGCGAAAAGTTGCCGCAACTCTCGTAGAACTCGGAGGAGCCTTAGAGATTCAACAAAATTTAGCAAGAGCCCTAAGTTGTTATATAAGTGCTTTTGCAATAGATTTTGAGTATGGTCGTGAGTTCATTACTATTGATCTTGAAAATTTGGCTCGGCTCTTGAAAAGCCTAGATGAGAAAAGTTTTAAGGAGATTTGGCAAAAAACAACTGGACAAGAATGTCCCCAGGAGGTTTATGGCATTTTAGTAGCTCAATAAAAATGCATGAAATACGTCAAATTCAGACTCAAGCCCCGTCCATTCAAATTGTGTTGGACACGGTGCGAATCAAAGGTAGTGCAGAAATCGGCAATATTGAGCAAGTAAGCAGTCACGGACCCGCAGAGCAGGTGGTTGGTCGTAACCTAGGCGTTGAGGGAGACCTTAAAATGGAAGACATAACTCAAAAAAGTTAAGGCTGGTGTCATCCCGGTGCAAATCGTCCTTCCCCCTGAACTAGAGCAACTCATCCAACGCCAACTCGCCGCTGGCAAATACCAATCTGCCCTAGAGGTCATCACAGCAGGTATATACCTGCTCGACCAGCAAGACGGCATCTATCAAGGGCGACTCGCCGAACTCCAGCAAGATGCCCAGATCGGCTGGGAAGCAGCCCAGCGCGGAGAACTTGTAGAAGGCCCCACCGCCATGGCCCAGATTAGAGAAAACCTGCGGTCTCGCCACGCCTCCGCCGAATAATGGCCCCTCAGTTTTACCTAACCCAGCCTGCCATTCAAGACATCGAGGCCATTGCAGACTACATCGCTAGACAGACTGGGCTCCAGCAGGCCGAGCGCTTCCTCTCAAAGCTCGATGCCAAATTCGCCAGAATTACCCAATTCCCTAATCTGGGGCGGCCACGCGACGAAATCCTCCCAGAACTGCGCAGCCTCTCAATGGAGAGCTACCTCATTCTCTACACCGCAACAGAATCTAGAGTAGACATCTTGCGAGTTG
This genomic window contains:
- a CDS encoding tetratricopeptide repeat protein; protein product: MSFFTQALTFQTPSNASDEYQGLGQVLKELGQLEESIAYFEKALEIRRNFEEWRKVAATLVELGGALEIQQNLARALSCYISAFAIDFEYGREFITIDLENLARLLKSLDEKSFKEIWQKTTGQECPQEVYGILVAQ
- a CDS encoding type II toxin-antitoxin system RelE/ParE family toxin gives rise to the protein MAPQFYLTQPAIQDIEAIADYIARQTGLQQAERFLSKLDAKFARITQFPNLGRPRDEILPELRSLSMESYLILYTATESRVDILRVVSGYRDLTSLFTDDDE
- a CDS encoding type II toxin-antitoxin system ParD family antitoxin → MQIVLPPELEQLIQRQLAAGKYQSALEVITAGIYLLDQQDGIYQGRLAELQQDAQIGWEAAQRGELVEGPTAMAQIRENLRSRHASAE